The following coding sequences lie in one Chryseobacterium arthrosphaerae genomic window:
- the ccoG gene encoding cytochrome c oxidase accessory protein CcoG, whose protein sequence is MSDIEEIEVRGGQGQVLDPETYRDSIGTMEQSGKRKWVFPRKPKGKYTNYRNIVSYLLLIIYFSLPFIKINGNPLLMFNVIDREFFIFGQPFYPQDFFILTLGAIASLIFIIVFTIAFGRIFCGWICPQTIFMESIFRKIEYLIEGDRNKQMKLDRQEWNSEKIWKRSLKWSVYIVISLIITHFMFMYIVGYEEVFRIVSEGPFAHPTNFIVMILLTAAFYFVFAWFREQVCTLVCPYGRLQGVLIDKDTINVFYDFKRGENRAKWRKGEDRKAAGKGDCIDCHQCVVVCPTGIDIRDGQQLECINCTACIDACDEVMEKVGLPKGLIRYASENEIEKETQFKFTGRMKGFSIFLLLLVGFLGYLLYSRGEMEAKFIKPAGSTFFVRDGKITNTYNYTFLNKTNDKKIVTIKVIEPTHGEITYSASSKIQVDRDKISKGTINISFPEGEMKLSKQNITIGVYDMKGNLVDSYQTYFEGPFKLQF, encoded by the coding sequence ATGTCAGACATAGAAGAAATAGAAGTACGAGGCGGACAGGGACAGGTTCTGGACCCTGAAACTTACAGAGATTCTATAGGGACAATGGAGCAATCCGGTAAAAGAAAGTGGGTATTCCCGAGAAAACCAAAAGGAAAATATACCAACTATAGAAACATTGTAAGCTATCTTTTATTAATTATTTATTTTTCATTACCATTCATCAAGATCAATGGAAACCCATTGCTGATGTTTAACGTCATAGACAGGGAGTTCTTCATATTTGGACAGCCTTTCTATCCACAGGACTTTTTTATCCTGACTTTAGGTGCTATCGCCTCTTTGATCTTTATTATTGTTTTTACGATTGCATTCGGAAGAATTTTCTGCGGGTGGATATGCCCTCAGACAATTTTTATGGAATCGATCTTCCGTAAAATCGAATATCTGATCGAAGGAGACCGCAACAAGCAGATGAAACTGGACAGACAGGAGTGGAACAGTGAAAAGATCTGGAAGAGAAGTTTGAAATGGTCTGTTTATATCGTTATTTCACTGATCATTACTCACTTTATGTTCATGTATATCGTGGGCTATGAAGAAGTATTCAGGATTGTCTCTGAAGGGCCGTTTGCCCATCCTACCAATTTTATCGTGATGATCCTTCTTACTGCAGCATTTTACTTTGTATTTGCATGGTTCAGAGAGCAGGTATGTACTTTGGTTTGTCCGTACGGAAGACTCCAGGGAGTACTGATAGACAAAGATACCATCAACGTTTTCTATGATTTCAAAAGAGGAGAAAACCGGGCAAAATGGAGAAAGGGTGAGGATAGAAAAGCAGCAGGTAAAGGAGACTGTATAGACTGTCACCAGTGTGTAGTGGTATGCCCTACCGGAATTGACATCAGAGACGGGCAGCAGCTGGAGTGCATCAACTGTACAGCATGTATCGACGCCTGCGATGAAGTGATGGAAAAAGTAGGTCTTCCGAAAGGCCTGATCAGATATGCTTCTGAAAATGAAATAGAGAAAGAAACCCAGTTCAAGTTTACAGGAAGAATGAAAGGCTTCTCAATATTCCTGCTTCTTTTGGTAGGATTCCTGGGATATCTTCTTTACAGCCGTGGTGAAATGGAAGCGAAATTCATTAAACCTGCGGGAAGCACCTTCTTTGTAAGAGACGGAAAAATTACCAATACCTACAACTATACCTTCCTGAATAAGACAAACGATAAAAAGATCGTTACCATAAAAGTAATAGAACCTACCCACGGTGAGATTACTTATAGTGCATCAAGCAAAATTCAGGTAGACAGAGATAAGATTTCTAAAGGAACCATCAACATCAGCTTCCCGGAAGGAGAGATGAAACTCTCTAAGCAGAACATCACCATTGGGGTTTATGATATGAAAGGCAACCTTGTCGATTCTTACCAGACGTATTTTGAAGGACCGTTTAAATTACAATTTTAA
- a CDS encoding c-type cytochrome, with protein MKQRTPVVVNILIIIGLLIVFYYLFVQSYAFLGSPYFWGTVVIAGILAYIHSAIGDLIENNKFKKLSPEEKAAYLAEKKIPFFKRMYAAAFKKQSDTEEKDILIDHGFDGIMELDNQLPKWWVGLFYFGTAFCIVYIAAYSFTDFAHPLSEYEKEYKEQMAAIDKYMKEQPPVTIESAKYSADNIAAGEEVFKTNCVSCHSDGGRGGIGPNLTDNYWHNQPEKTLFKNVFHVVENGVTGTAMQAWGKNGVLTGADIQNVAAYVYHINQEQPPITPAQGGATPYGEEAHWEKE; from the coding sequence ATGAAACAAAGAACACCTGTTGTCGTAAACATCTTAATAATAATCGGACTTTTAATCGTTTTTTATTATTTGTTTGTACAAAGTTATGCATTCTTAGGTTCGCCTTACTTCTGGGGAACTGTTGTGATCGCTGGTATTCTGGCTTATATTCACAGTGCCATCGGAGACCTTATTGAAAACAACAAATTCAAAAAATTATCTCCTGAAGAAAAAGCAGCTTACCTGGCTGAAAAGAAAATTCCTTTCTTCAAAAGAATGTATGCAGCAGCTTTCAAAAAGCAATCGGATACAGAAGAAAAAGATATCCTTATCGACCACGGATTCGATGGAATCATGGAGCTGGATAACCAATTACCAAAATGGTGGGTAGGTTTATTCTATTTTGGGACTGCTTTTTGTATTGTATATATCGCAGCATACTCTTTCACAGATTTCGCACACCCGCTAAGCGAGTATGAGAAAGAATATAAAGAGCAGATGGCTGCTATTGATAAGTACATGAAAGAACAGCCTCCAGTAACGATTGAATCTGCAAAATATTCAGCAGATAACATTGCAGCCGGAGAGGAAGTATTCAAAACTAACTGTGTTTCTTGTCACTCTGATGGTGGTAGAGGAGGTATCGGACCCAACCTTACCGATAACTACTGGCACAACCAGCCTGAAAAAACCTTATTCAAAAACGTATTCCACGTTGTAGAAAATGGGGTAACAGGTACGGCAATGCAGGCTTGGGGTAAAAATGGGGTATTAACAGGTGCTGACATCCAAAATGTAGCAGCTTATGTTTACCACATCAACCAGGAGCAACCGCCAATTACTCCTGCTCAAGGAGGAGCGACACCATATGGTGAGGAAGCACATTGGGAAAAAGAGTAA
- a CDS encoding cbb3-type cytochrome oxidase subunit 3, protein MIPQNFKDILSNTDNAGFYQTLALIFFMLFFVALIIYVFSKPKKYYKEEEEAPLQDDEDDDFNLKN, encoded by the coding sequence ATGATTCCTCAGAACTTTAAAGATATATTATCCAATACAGACAATGCTGGTTTTTACCAGACACTGGCTCTGATTTTCTTTATGCTGTTCTTCGTAGCTTTGATTATCTATGTTTTTAGCAAGCCTAAGAAATACTACAAAGAAGAAGAAGAAGCACCTCTGCAGGATGATGAAGATGACGATTTTAATTTAAAAAATTAG